The region GCATCCTTTTTGGCCGCTCTTTTGTCCCAAAGATATCCCCACATCAGCATTACCCGGATCGCTTTGGGCATTCCCATGGGAGGGGATCTCAAATATATGGATCGGATGACCATCGAACACGCCCTTAAGACGCGCCTCCCGGTCACCCCATGATACCCGCAGATATTCTCAAAGAGCTGGCAGAGATTGTCGGCCCGGCTCACGTGAAGACCGCCGGGGAAATCCTGGCCGAATACGGGGCCGATGCCTCCAGGCTGGCGTCCGCCCCTGATGTAGTGGTCTTTCCCGGAAACAGCCGGCAGATCTCCCGAATCTTGACCGTAGCGGCTGAATCCGGATTTCCGGTGATCCCGAGGGGGGCAGGCAGCGGCATGACCGGCGGCGCTGTCCCGGTGAAAGGCGGCCTCGTCATGGCCATGGGACGGTTCGATCGCATCCTGGCCATTGATCAGGACAATCTCGTCGCGCGGGTGGAGCCAGGGGTCATTACGGCCCATCTCCAGACAGCAGTTGAAAAGGTGGGGCTCTTCTATCCTCCGGATCCGGCCAGCCTCAAGATCTCCACCATCGGAGGCAATGTGGCGGAATGCGCGGGCGGATTGCGGGCGGTCAAATACGGGGTCACCCGGGACTATGTCCTGGGCCTGGAGGTGGCGCTTCCCACCGGCGAGATCATCCATACCGGCGTCCAGACCATGAAAGGGGTGGCGGGCTACGACCTGACCCGTCTCATTACCGGTTCTGAAGGCACCCTGGCAGTCATCACCGCCGTCACCCTCCGGCTCATCCCCAAGCCGGCGGGCAAAAAGACCATGATCGCCTTCTTCCCGGATGTCTCTGCCGCGGTTCGAACGGTCTCTACTATTATCCGGAACCGGATCATCCCGGCCATCCTGGAGTTTCTGGACAGCATCTGCATCGACTGTGTGAGACAGGAGACGGATCTCGACATGCCCGAAGGGGCCGGAGCCATGCTCTTGATGGAGGTGGATGGGGATGAGATGCGGGTGACACGAGATGCGGAGATCATCGAGGAGCTGTGCCGTATGGGCGGGGCCATCCGCTTCGAGGCGGCCGCGGGAACCGAAGCCGCGGACAGGCTGTGGGAGGCCCGGCGAAACGTATCCCCCGCCCTCTTCCGGCTGAAACCCCACAAGATCAGCGAAGATATTGTTGTTCCCAGAAGCCGGATGCCTGAGTTAGGGGCCTTTCTGGAGGACCTGACCGCCAGGCACGGCCTCCCCATCGCGGCCTTCGGCCATGCGGGCGACGGCAATATTCATGTCAACATCATGCTGGATAGGGACGTCTCCGGCCAGGTGAAAACCGCCGGGATCGTGGTGAAAGAACTGTTCGGTCAGGTGATCCGCATGGGAGGGACCATTACCGGAGAGCACGGCATAGGGATCACAAAGGCCCCCTATCTGGGGATGGAGATTCCGGAAGGAGGCATCCGACTCATGAGGCGCATCAAGGAGGCCTTCGATCCAAAAGGGATCCTCAACCCGGGCAAGATATTTCAATAAAGGAAAGTGCCTAAAATGACTAAAGTGAACTAAAGTGCCTAAAGTTGAGGGATTCTGTCAATTAAGCAAATAACTCAGGTCAGGGTTTGACCAGTCAATCCCGCCGCTACAGGTCAACCAGCATCATCCAGCATCCAGCATCCAGCATCCAGTATGTCACACAATCTGATTCAATGTCTTGTAATTTTTGGTATTATAATACTTTTCAACATCCACCAGGTGGAGCTTGTCCAGGGCCTTCTTGAGGGGCACCGAGGTCACCTGGCCCTGCTTGATGCTGACCATGCGGCCGAAGTCCTCGCCCACAATCATATCCACCGCTGCGACCCCGAATTTCCGGCCCATACGCCGATCATAGGCAGTGGGAACGCCCCCCCGCTGGAGGTGCCTGAGGGCCACATATCTTACCTCCATCTCGCTTTTCTGTATCTCTTCTGCGATAAACCCGCCGACGCCGCCCAAGTAAAAGTGCCCGAACCCATCCCTTCCCCGCCTTTCCAGAATCGGCTCCATCCCCCTCGGTTTGGCCCCCTCGGAGACCAGAACGATGCTGTAGCGTTCGCCGGCCTTTCGTCTCATGGCCAGAAGTTCGATCACCCGCTCCATGACAAAATCGTGTTCAGGGATGAGAATAATGGCGGCGCCCGTTGCCTCGCCTCCTTCCAGGGCCAGCCATCCCGCATGTCTGCCCATGCATTCCACTACAAATATCCGGCTGTGAGATCCGGCGGTTATCCGCAGCCGGTCAATGTCCTGGGTAATGGTGTTGAGGGCCGAATCAAAGCCGAGGGTGTACTCTGTAGCAGCCAGATCCCTGTCGATGGTCTTGGGAATCCCGATCACCTTGAGGCCCTTTTTATAAAGCTTGTAGGCCACCGAAAGGCTGTTTGGCCCTCCGATCACCACCAGGGCATCCAAACCCAATTTGCTGCAGTTTTCCAGAATGAGTTCCGACTTATCGTCGTCAGGGGCGAAAGGGTTGATGCGGCTGGTCCCGAGACGGGTACCCCCATACCTGTCCCAGGTACGGACGATATCCATGGTAAGATCCATGGTCCACTGACCGAGGCTGGCCTTTTTGTCCGGCTTGACCTCTATCAGGCCCCTCCAACCGTCCAGAATACCCAACACCTTGAACATGGTCCCCCGCAAGGGGACCAGATCCTTGTCAAAAGCCGAATAAACGAGCCAATGAATGGCACTGTTGATCCCGGCACAGTCGCCGCCTGCCGATAACACGCCTATCTTTGTCTTCATGGGTGACCTCCAGCGGGTGTTGCTGACAGGACAAGAGCGGCCCCATCCCTGTCGGTCAGGGGCCGGCCCTTTGTCTCAGGCGTTATGCTCCAAGTTTGGACAACAACTCTTGGGAGACCTCCTTAACGCCGGGTCTCCCATCTAGTTCGATAATCCTGGGAATGCCGTTGTTGTTTGCGGAGAGCTCCTTGAAATAATTCAACCCGGCCATGGTGCCGGTCTCGGTGTCGTAATAGATGTTGTGACGTTGATCAATGGCCGCCTCGTCCTGGTCGTCCGACCGCGTCTTGAGATCCCCGCCGCAGATCCTGCATTTATCACCATCGGGCTTTATGGCCTCGATATTGACGTTATTGGGATGGTTATTGTCATTAACGCAGAGGCGCCTGCCCATTATCCGGCCCTTGGCGACTTCGCGGGGGAGGACCATGTCGATGACCACATCCAGGGCAATCCCTTCTTTTTTGAGGGCCTTATCCAATTCCTGGGCCTGCGTTAGATTCCTGGGAAAGCCGTCTAAAAGCCAACCGTTCTTGCAGTCATCTCCCTTGAGACGGTCGAGAATCATCGGGATGGTGATGCTGTCAGGGACCAGCTCTCCCCTGTCGATATATCCCTTGGCTTCCTTGCCCAGCTCGGTACCCCGTGAGATGTTGTCCCTGAAAATAACCCCTGTCTCGATGTGCGGAATGCCGTACTTGTCCTTTAAAATAGCTCCCTGGGTCCCCTTGCCGCTTCCGTTCGGGCCGAAAAACAGAATTTTCATCCTCGCATCTCCTTTTCCGAATTTTTAATTTAAAAACTATTTCAAAATCATCGCCGTTGTCAAGGGATTCGCACGCATATCATGCCCGCCCCAGAAAGGAGGGCATCAGGTCGCATCCCTTTTCAAAATAGAGTCCCGACGCCTTTGCAGACGCCTCTGTAAACGCCGCCCCCCTTTTCCCTGAGGCCAGTTCTCCTTTGGCGGCCCATGCAAAGGGGGCAGGGTCGCTCGCGTGGGTCTTGATGGAGATCGGGGTGAAGTGATCGCTGGCGACCATCACCCGGTAATCCGGAAACTCTTCCAGACCGCTCAGCACAGGCCCCACCACCTTTTGGTCAAAGGCCTCGATGGCCTGGAGCTTTTCGCGGATATTGCCGTTGTGGCTGGCCTCGTCAGGGGCCTCCACATGGACGAACATGAAGTCAAGATCACGCAGGGCCGTTACCGCTTCCCGGGCCTTACCCGCATAATTGGTGTCCAGATAGCCGGTCGCCCCCTCCACGGATATCGGTGTGAGCCCCGCATAGACCCCGATCCCCCGCAGCAGGTCCACTGCCGAAATCACGCCCCCTTCGAGACCGTATTTGTCCCTGAACCGGGGGATGCGGAGCGCCTTTCCCTGACCCCAGAGCCAGATGGAATTGGCCTCTTTCAAACCCCGTCCCCTCCGCACCAGATTAACGGGATGTTGCTTCAGAATGTCCCATGATCGTCGAATGACCGCGACCACCGGGTCCTTGCGTTCAGGGTCGAGATAGGAGGCCATGTTCTGATCCAGGACGTCATGGGGCGGGATGGTCTCTGCGGCAAGGGGTCCGTTCTCCCAGACCAGAAGATGCCGGTAGGCGACGCCGGGATGAATGGTTGTCTCCGGAAGCACAAGATCCCTTCGGAGTGTCTCCACAATCGCCCTCCCCTCCGGCGTGGGAATGTCCCCTGAGCTGTGGCTGACCATCACGATCTCCCTTTCAGAGCGGTGGTCGAGGGTCACCAGGTTCATCCGGAAGGCGACATCGCGCTCCCCTAACGGGATCCCCATGCTGGCCGCTTCAAAAGGGGCCCGGCCGGTAACACACAGGGTCGGATCATACCCCAGGAGAGAGAGGTTTGCCACATCGCTCCCAGGGGATAATCCCGTGGGGATGGTCTTGACGAGCCCTACCCGGCACGCCGCGATACGATCCATATTGGGGGTATGAGCGGCCTCGAGGGCCGTTCTTCCATCCAGATCGGCGAGGGGATAGTCGGCCATCCCGTCTCCGACCAAAAGAACATATTTCGGGCCGGTCTTCTGCCAGCGGGTCATGGCTGGCTTCCTTCCACGCGGATCACCACGGTTTTCTCCGCCACCACGTCCAAATCATCGATTAACGAAATAGCCTTCTGCACGGCGCTTTCCCGGGCCTCATGGGTAAGCATGACAATCGCTACCGGGCCTTTGCGTCCCCGCCCCTTCTGGATCACAGACGATATGCTGATCCGGTGATCCGCCAGAATCCCGGCAATCCGCGACAGGACCCCGGGTCTGTCCAGGGCCGATACCCTGAAATAATAAGGCGTCACCAGGTGTTGGATGGGCTGGATGACGATATCTCTCACAGGTGCGTGAACATGGGCCAGGGGAGGCACGCGGACACTGTTTCCGCAACGGATCTCCCGTGCCAGGGCGATGATGTCCGAAACCACTGCGCTCCCTGTGGGTCTCCTCCCTGCCCCCAGACCATAGTAGAGATTAGGCCCCACAAAATCGCCTTCAAGGTAGATGGCATTGAATGCCTCGTTGACATTGGCCAGGATATGATCCTTGGGGATCATGGTCGCGTGCACACGTGCCTCGATCCGGTCTCCCAGGTCCTTGGCAATGGCCAGCAGCTTGATGCCGTACCCGAATTCGTCCGCGAATCGTATATCGTCGGGGGTCACGGCCACGATCCCCTCCCGGTAGATATCCTTGAACGAGACCGGGGCACCGAACGCGAGGGAGATGATGATGGCCAGTTTATGGGCCGCATCGGCGCCATCCACATCCAGGGTCGGCGGGTCTTCTGCAAAACCCAGCCGGACCGCCTCAGCCACCGCCTTGTCAAAGGGAAGCCCCTCCTGCGTCATTTTGGTCAAGATATAGTTGGATGTCCCGTTCAGGATGCCGATACAGGTCTGGATGCGGTTTGCGGAAAGTCCGGTTTTCAAGGCACCGACAATAGGGATGCCGCCCCCCACACTGGCTTCAAAGCCCAGACCCACCCCCTGCGCTTCCGCGGCCCGGTATATCTCAGGCCCGCATTCCGCCAGAAGCGCCTTGTTGGCGGTTACCACATGCTTTCCGGTCTTCATGGCCTCGAGGATCAAATTCCTGGCGGTTTCTATCCCGCCGATCAGCTCGACCACCACGTCGATTTCCGGATCACGAATCACCTCCATGGCGTCAAGGGTGAAGAGGGACCTGTCAGGTTGCAGGGCAATCCCCCGATCAGACGTGATATCCAGGTCCGCGATTCTTTTGACCACCACCTCCGTCCCGACCCGGCTGGCGATAATCTCCCGATTGGTGTACAGGACCTCAACCACCCCGGCCCCTACGGTCCCAAATCCGATTATCCCTATGTTTATTGTCGACATCAAAATTTTCCTCGGTTTATTTTAGGCGCAAGGCGTCAGACGCAAGGCGCAAGGCGTCAGGTTCAGGAATTGCCGCCGATAGCCTGTTTCCCACGTTTCCCAATTCCTCATTCCAGCATTCCTCAATTCCAGCATTCCAGCATTCCTCAATTCCTCAATCCTCAATTCTTCAATTCCTCAATCCCTCAATTCTTCAACCCCTACAGCACCGCTTTAATCCCCTTGATGGCCTGACGCGTGCGGTGGGGATTTTCAACCAGGGCGAACCGGACATGATCGTCCCCGTATTGCCCGAAGCCGATGCCGGGAGAGACTGCCACCTTGGCCTCTTTGATGAGCATCTTGGAGAATTC is a window of Deltaproteobacteria bacterium DNA encoding:
- a CDS encoding ATP-dependent 6-phosphofructokinase, translating into MKTKIGVLSAGGDCAGINSAIHWLVYSAFDKDLVPLRGTMFKVLGILDGWRGLIEVKPDKKASLGQWTMDLTMDIVRTWDRYGGTRLGTSRINPFAPDDDKSELILENCSKLGLDALVVIGGPNSLSVAYKLYKKGLKVIGIPKTIDRDLAATEYTLGFDSALNTITQDIDRLRITAGSHSRIFVVECMGRHAGWLALEGGEATGAAIILIPEHDFVMERVIELLAMRRKAGERYSIVLVSEGAKPRGMEPILERRGRDGFGHFYLGGVGGFIAEEIQKSEMEVRYVALRHLQRGGVPTAYDRRMGRKFGVAAVDMIVGEDFGRMVSIKQGQVTSVPLKKALDKLHLVDVEKYYNTKNYKTLNQIV
- a CDS encoding adenylate kinase, translating into MKILFFGPNGSGKGTQGAILKDKYGIPHIETGVIFRDNISRGTELGKEAKGYIDRGELVPDSITIPMILDRLKGDDCKNGWLLDGFPRNLTQAQELDKALKKEGIALDVVIDMVLPREVAKGRIMGRRLCVNDNNHPNNVNIEAIKPDGDKCRICGGDLKTRSDDQDEAAIDQRHNIYYDTETGTMAGLNYFKELSANNNGIPRIIELDGRPGVKEVSQELLSKLGA
- a CDS encoding FAD-binding protein, with product MIPADILKELAEIVGPAHVKTAGEILAEYGADASRLASAPDVVVFPGNSRQISRILTVAAESGFPVIPRGAGSGMTGGAVPVKGGLVMAMGRFDRILAIDQDNLVARVEPGVITAHLQTAVEKVGLFYPPDPASLKISTIGGNVAECAGGLRAVKYGVTRDYVLGLEVALPTGEIIHTGVQTMKGVAGYDLTRLITGSEGTLAVITAVTLRLIPKPAGKKTMIAFFPDVSAAVRTVSTIIRNRIIPAILEFLDSICIDCVRQETDLDMPEGAGAMLLMEVDGDEMRVTRDAEIIEELCRMGGAIRFEAAAGTEAADRLWEARRNVSPALFRLKPHKISEDIVVPRSRMPELGAFLEDLTARHGLPIAAFGHAGDGNIHVNIMLDRDVSGQVKTAGIVVKELFGQVIRMGGTITGEHGIGITKAPYLGMEIPEGGIRLMRRIKEAFDPKGILNPGKIFQ
- a CDS encoding homoserine dehydrogenase → MSTINIGIIGFGTVGAGVVEVLYTNREIIASRVGTEVVVKRIADLDITSDRGIALQPDRSLFTLDAMEVIRDPEIDVVVELIGGIETARNLILEAMKTGKHVVTANKALLAECGPEIYRAAEAQGVGLGFEASVGGGIPIVGALKTGLSANRIQTCIGILNGTSNYILTKMTQEGLPFDKAVAEAVRLGFAEDPPTLDVDGADAAHKLAIIISLAFGAPVSFKDIYREGIVAVTPDDIRFADEFGYGIKLLAIAKDLGDRIEARVHATMIPKDHILANVNEAFNAIYLEGDFVGPNLYYGLGAGRRPTGSAVVSDIIALAREIRCGNSVRVPPLAHVHAPVRDIVIQPIQHLVTPYYFRVSALDRPGVLSRIAGILADHRISISSVIQKGRGRKGPVAIVMLTHEARESAVQKAISLIDDLDVVAEKTVVIRVEGSQP
- a CDS encoding cofactor-independent phosphoglycerate mutase, whose translation is MTRWQKTGPKYVLLVGDGMADYPLADLDGRTALEAAHTPNMDRIAACRVGLVKTIPTGLSPGSDVANLSLLGYDPTLCVTGRAPFEAASMGIPLGERDVAFRMNLVTLDHRSEREIVMVSHSSGDIPTPEGRAIVETLRRDLVLPETTIHPGVAYRHLLVWENGPLAAETIPPHDVLDQNMASYLDPERKDPVVAVIRRSWDILKQHPVNLVRRGRGLKEANSIWLWGQGKALRIPRFRDKYGLEGGVISAVDLLRGIGVYAGLTPISVEGATGYLDTNYAGKAREAVTALRDLDFMFVHVEAPDEASHNGNIREKLQAIEAFDQKVVGPVLSGLEEFPDYRVMVASDHFTPISIKTHASDPAPFAWAAKGELASGKRGAAFTEASAKASGLYFEKGCDLMPSFLGRA